One Glycine soja cultivar W05 chromosome 7, ASM419377v2, whole genome shotgun sequence genomic window, TACTAcaatgataactgctaaatataatgtgagctattttttataataaaaatatattgaaatatctttaaaaatatttatttaacaattatttttagcttaaatgataagaattgatatttttattatttatggtttgcagatataaaaaggatatattaaaagaaaataaagatcgagaaaatatcaaaaaggaagatttttaacatgttattacttatttttttatcttaatcttttatttctattatcttttatttttcctatcttatcctttttttatctttatcatcttttaatttaaatattttatttttatctttaaatttttatcttatctaatatatttctttatctgttattttaaaagaaaagtttaaagtgaaaaagagaaaaaacaaaccTAATATAATTGGGTCAGGGTCACACAAATCAAACATAACACGGGCTGCGGGTAACCCGCGGACCCCACGGGCCAAACCCGCATAGTCCGCGGGTTAAGCGAGACGGgcccaaaaatatgacataaccatggatcgtttaaaaaaattggtccgTATCCCGCGCGGACAACGGGTCCCACAGGCCAGTCCATGGACCTGGACCCATTTACCACCCCTATGCATCAATACATATATATGCTTGACCTCTATATGTTTTTCAGTCTGTTTGCGTGTTCTAAAAATGGTggacctttattttatttttctatcaaaaattaatttgaaaactggactaatatttattttatattaaaaatataaaataaaactttaaatcttaattgcaaaaataaaataaaaattacgaaAGCAAAAGATttacaaaaaccaaaaacaaatcttttttattctattttttcattatttgttataacaaaaaaaattactcgaGTGAGTAATCATTGGTTGCcgcattatattaataaattatccaTTTAATGTATGaccatcaaaataaaaatagaagattcaTTCGAATAATAtcgagtgaataggcaatttagtccctgagattgtaaccagtttgcatattagtctctgacttaaattttaattcataatagtcCCTAACTTTACCTCCGTTATGCAAATAAGTCCCTGTTGTTAAAATCTAATTTCCTCCGTTAGTCAAATGTCTATTTGACAAACCTCAGTCCACATAAGCATCCCAATGTGGCAAGTTTGAATCCAAGTCAGCAATCCTATGTGGCAAGGTAAGgactgaattgaaaaattaggttaaaaagaaatcaaaaatgaagtaaacccattttctctttcactgTCTTACTGCTTGTAGGGTTTTTTAACTGTTTGCGGTTTGGTTTGCTCTTCCCTCCCCTGCATTCTCGTGATTGTGAGGGTTCGCGCTCTTTGTCAGGTTGGTGCTGGTGAGCATGTTGGTGCTGGAGAGCAGAGAGATGCTGGTGAGCAGGGGGATGCTGATGCTGGTGAGCAAAGAGATGGTGGTGAGCAGAGGGATACTGATGCTGCTGGTGAGCAAAGAGATGGTAGTGAGCAGAGGGATGTTGATGCTGGTGAGCAGAGAGATGCTGGTGGTGAAGAGAGAGATGTTGCTGATAGTGAGGAGGAAAAGGAAGTTGACAGTGATGAGTGGTTTATAAATTTCTCTTGTATGATGAATGAAGTTGAAGCTGAAGTTGAGACAGATGGTTATCATTAAGAGGAGCTTAATATCCCCATTAgtagtgatgatgaagatgaggatgttgaAGTTTATCCTCAATATAGTCAAAGTAGAGGAGTTGGTGAACAAAAGTTGGAATTAGAGATGGAGTTTGATACTCTAGATGAATTTAAATCTGCCTTGAGGGAGTATAGCATATTGATGGGCAGGGAGTTCAAGTGGAAGAAGAATGATAAACAGAGGGCTAGAGCAAAATGCAAGAAGGCATTTTGTGATTGGGAAATCTACTGTGCAAAGAATGAAGTTAGAAACTCTTTTAAGATAAAGACATTTAAGCATAACCATAATTGCTGTAGAGAAGTGAACAACAAACAAGCAAATAGACAGTGGGTGGTCAGTAAACTTGAGGGCAAACTCAGAATGCAGCCAACCCTTAAATGTGTTGAAGCTTTGGAATATTTCAAGCAAGAGTTTGGAGTGCACATTGAAGTTACAAAGATGTGGAGAGCTATGAAAGAAGCAAAGCAACTAGTGGAAGGGAATGAGAGGAAACAATATGCCAAAGTATttgattatgcacatgaattatTAAGGAGCAATCCTGGATCAACAGTTAAGATCAACACAGTGCCAAGTCCAGAAGGTCCACCACAATTGCAGAGGCTATATATTTGTCTTGCTGGCTGTAAGAAGGGGTTTGTTGCTGGATGTAGACCATTCATAGGTCTAGATGGATGTTTTCTAAAGAGTGCATTTGGAGGAAACTTTCTCTCTGATGTTGGGCTTGATGGAAATAACCACATCTTTGTTATTGCTTATGTTGTTGTGGACATTGAGAACAAAGACAATTGGAAATGGTTTTTAACTTTGTTGCATGAAGATCTTGAGGATTACATACAGAATGGGTGAAATTCATGTCAGACATGCAAAAGGTATGACATGGTGTGATTTGCAATTGTTATCATAAGTTAGGTATTTAATTGAAGTTAATGACATAAGTTAGGGACTAGTCCAGAAGTATTTACTACTTTGCTGCAAGTTTTCAGGGACTTATTCCAGCTTTACAGGAAGTCATGCCTGGTGCACCTCATAGATTCTGTGTCTTGCATCTTTGGAAAAATTTTACAAAgcaatgaaaaagaaaggaactTAAAGGAATTGTGTAGCAATGTGCAAAATCCACTACTGTTGCTAAGTTTGAAGGCCATATGGCCCATTTGAAGACAATCAACTGCCAGGCTTGGGAGTATTTGAATAAATGGCCCAAACAAGCATGGACAAAAGCCCACTTCAGTACAATACCCAAGGTGGACAATATATGCAACAACACTTGTgaggtattcaattccagaattcTGCAGTATAGATGCAAGCCTATTATCACAATGCTTGAAGAAATTAGATGTTATATCATGAGAACCATGGCTGCCCGCAAGGTTAAACTTTCTGGAAAGCCTGGACCATTATGTCCAGTGCAGTATAAAAGactagaaaaagaatttcatTTTGCTAATCAATGGACTCCCATTTGGTGTGGTGATAACATGGGCTTGAGATATGAGGTCCACATGTGGGGGAATAAGGTTGAGGTCAATTTAGCTGAATGGACATGCACTTGTGGAGTATGGCAACTAACAGGTTGTGttctttatagttttttttttcattcctaacCTACATGTGTGCTGATTTTACAACTTTGATATAGGGATGCCATGCCGACATGCCATTGCAACAATAACTCACAAAGGAGGGAAGCCTGAGGACATGTGTCATGAGTGGCTGTCAATAGAAGCTTATAATAAGACATACCAGCATTTTATTGAACCAGTCCAAGGACCACAATATTGGGCCCAGACACTGTATACACACCCTGTTCCACCATATAAAAGGGTCCAAAGAGGAAGgccaaagaaaaatagaaggagATCTGTAGACGAGGACAATGTCACAGGACATAAGCTAAAGAGGAAATTGGCTGAGTTTACATGTGGAAGGTGTGGCCAAACCAATCATAACATTAGAAGCTGTAAAAATATTGGAGTTCCTGTTAGGCCAAAGAAATATGTTGCACCATAAACTTCAAATGAGGATGACCACCTATTATCTCAAGATGAACAAGCTTTGAATGAGGCTGAAGAAGCTGCTGCTCATGTTCAACAAGATCTGGTGGAGATTAATTTATCTCAGCCTCATTTGTCACAAGATAGTGACATGGAGTTGATGGTAAATATTCGTCACAACAAAGTAATTTTATCTCAACCTAATTTGTT contains:
- the LOC114420633 gene encoding uncharacterized protein LOC114420633 yields the protein MEFDTLDEFKSALREYSILMGREFKWKKNDKQRARAKCKKAFCDWEIYCAKNEVRNSFKIKTFKHNHNCCREVNNKQANRQWVVSKLEGKLRMQPTLKCVEALEYFKQEFGVHIEVTKMWRAMKEAKQLVEGNERKQYAKVFDYAHELLRSNPGSTVKINTVPSPEGPPQLQRLYICLAGCKKGFVAGCRPFIGLDGCFLKSAFGGNFLSDVGLDGNNHIFVIAYVVVDIENKDNWKWFLTLLHEDLEDYIQNG